One genomic region from Streptomyces sp. NBC_00582 encodes:
- a CDS encoding LacI family DNA-binding transcriptional regulator, whose product MTRATGRGASSAAPRSVDVARLAGVSQKTVSRVFNDEPYVSADVRRRVLEAAEQLGYRRNNAARALASGRSRSIGVVTLGTALYGPASLLMGVERVVRDTGYALRVVNTMEGDPSGVAGAMDSLLDQGVDGIVISEPIDETGAEGDVALRVDVPVLIVGAPSPVTAPTVLTAGDGADDMARTATEHLLNLGHTTVHHLAGPPRWYAARDRLEGWRATLTAHGRHLPPVVEGDWSAASGYRAGRALAADRDVTAVFAANDDMAIGLIRALTEAGLRVPQDVSVVGFDDIPVAAYITPPLTTVRQPFDAVAQEGLKRLVHAIENPDAAPLPASDPPVDLVVRASTAPPADRTTPARARRTASRPKGGAPAAPVPNGGPSRRP is encoded by the coding sequence ATGACGCGAGCGACAGGACGGGGCGCGAGCTCCGCGGCACCGCGCAGCGTGGACGTCGCGCGGCTGGCCGGGGTCTCGCAGAAGACGGTGTCCCGGGTCTTCAACGACGAGCCGTACGTCTCGGCCGATGTCCGCCGGCGGGTCCTGGAAGCCGCCGAACAGCTCGGCTACCGCCGCAACAACGCCGCCCGCGCGCTCGCCTCGGGCCGCAGCCGCTCCATCGGCGTGGTGACGCTGGGCACGGCCCTGTACGGACCCGCCTCCCTGCTGATGGGCGTCGAACGGGTCGTCCGGGACACGGGCTACGCGCTCCGGGTCGTCAACACGATGGAGGGCGACCCCTCGGGCGTCGCCGGTGCCATGGACTCACTGCTCGACCAGGGCGTGGACGGCATCGTCATCTCCGAGCCGATCGACGAGACGGGAGCCGAAGGGGACGTGGCCCTGCGGGTCGACGTACCGGTCCTGATCGTCGGCGCGCCGTCGCCCGTCACGGCGCCCACGGTGCTGACCGCCGGCGACGGCGCCGACGACATGGCCCGTACGGCGACCGAGCACCTGCTGAACCTGGGACACACGACGGTCCACCACCTCGCCGGTCCGCCCCGGTGGTACGCCGCCCGGGACCGCCTGGAGGGCTGGCGGGCCACGCTGACCGCGCACGGCAGACACCTCCCGCCGGTCGTCGAGGGCGACTGGTCGGCCGCCTCCGGGTACCGCGCCGGGCGCGCACTCGCCGCGGACCGCGACGTCACCGCCGTGTTCGCCGCCAACGACGACATGGCGATCGGCCTGATCCGCGCGCTGACCGAGGCGGGCCTTCGGGTGCCGCAGGACGTGAGCGTCGTCGGCTTCGACGACATCCCGGTCGCCGCCTACATCACTCCCCCGCTGACCACGGTGCGCCAGCCCTTCGACGCCGTGGCCCAGGAGGGACTCAAACGTCTCGTGCACGCCATCGAGAACCCCGACGCCGCCCCCCTGCCGGCGAGCGACCCACCGGTCGACCTCGTCGTACGCGCCTCCACCGCGCCCCCCGCCGACCGGACGACCCCGGCCCGCGCACGGCGCACCGCCTCCCGTCCCAAGGGAGGCGCCCCCGCAGCCCCGGTCCCGAACGGAGGTCCGTCCCGCCGCCCCTGA
- a CDS encoding carbohydrate ABC transporter permease, producing the protein MAATRRHRSAGPLFVAPFLTLFLLLFLAPLGYAAYLSLFQERLIGGTVFVGLDNYVQALGDPQLLHGVGRVALFFVVQVPVMLLLALVFALALDSGLLRLARVIRLGIFVPYAVPSVVAALMWGYLYGPDFGPFAQLSRKLGVAAPDFLSSGWMLGSLANIVTWEFVGYNMIILYAALRTIPQELYEAAAMDGAGAWRIAWSVKLPALRPALLLTLLFSVIGSFQLFNEPNLLMKIAPDVISSSYTANLYAYSLAFTGQQVNYAATVSFLLGLVIVVASYGVLLTANRRRTP; encoded by the coding sequence ATGGCTGCCACACGCCGTCACCGCTCGGCGGGCCCGCTGTTCGTCGCGCCGTTCCTGACGCTGTTCCTGCTGCTGTTCCTCGCCCCGCTCGGCTACGCCGCCTATCTCAGCCTGTTCCAGGAGCGCCTGATCGGCGGCACGGTCTTCGTCGGGCTCGACAACTACGTGCAGGCACTGGGCGACCCCCAACTCCTGCACGGCGTCGGCCGGGTCGCGCTGTTCTTCGTGGTCCAGGTCCCGGTGATGCTGCTGCTGGCCCTGGTGTTCGCGCTCGCGCTGGACAGCGGTCTGCTGCGGCTGGCCCGGGTGATCCGGCTCGGCATCTTCGTGCCGTACGCGGTGCCGAGCGTGGTGGCCGCGCTCATGTGGGGCTATCTGTACGGGCCGGACTTCGGCCCGTTCGCCCAGCTCAGCCGGAAACTCGGCGTCGCCGCCCCGGACTTCCTCAGCAGCGGGTGGATGCTCGGCAGTCTCGCGAACATCGTGACCTGGGAGTTCGTCGGCTACAACATGATCATCCTGTACGCCGCCCTGCGCACGATCCCGCAGGAGCTGTACGAGGCGGCCGCGATGGACGGGGCGGGCGCCTGGCGCATCGCCTGGTCCGTCAAGCTGCCGGCCCTCAGGCCCGCCCTGCTGCTCACCCTGCTGTTCTCGGTCATCGGCAGCTTCCAGCTCTTCAACGAGCCGAACCTGCTGATGAAGATCGCCCCGGATGTGATCAGCAGCTCCTACACCGCCAACCTGTACGCCTACTCCCTCGCCTTCACCGGTCAGCAGGTCAACTACGCGGCGACGGTCTCCTTCCTCCTGGGCCTCGTCATCGTGGTCGCCTCCTACGGCGTCCTGCTCACCGCGAACCGCAGGAGGACCCCATGA
- a CDS encoding ABC transporter substrate-binding protein — MPRNTSSMPFSGSAPMSRRLFLTTTGALSLGAALTACGGSGSGGSSASSKPVSQADIDKAMKTPTELTFWTWVPNIAKEVALFEKKYPAIKVKVVNAGQGTPQYTKLRTALKAGSGAPDMVQIEYQAIPTFTITDSLLDLRPYGASALKSTFVDWTWSQVSGSDGEVWAIPQDTGPMGMLYRQDIFDKHGIDVPGTWDEFAEAARKLHKADPDVYLTNLAANQVAAWHGLLWQAGAKPYVTSGRSDITISVDDAVSKKLGAYWGGLAKEGVIGVEPDFTDSWYAALNKGKYATWLTAAWGPVFLSGSAKATSGKWRAAPLPQWDAAQPSSGNWGGSTTAVIRSTKNPVAAAMFAQFLNSDPDSARMFATEQFFFPATKALLTDAEFTGDAPAFYGGQKVNQVFADISSTVNSSFQWPPFLDQAATDWTETVGKSLADKSDTVAALGTWESRLTTYAKGQGFTVKGS, encoded by the coding sequence ATGCCCAGAAACACCTCCTCCATGCCCTTCTCCGGCTCCGCCCCCATGAGCCGCCGTCTCTTCCTCACCACCACCGGAGCCCTGTCGCTCGGCGCCGCCCTGACCGCCTGCGGCGGCAGCGGCTCCGGTGGTTCCTCCGCCTCCTCGAAGCCGGTGAGCCAGGCCGACATCGACAAGGCGATGAAGACGCCGACCGAGCTGACGTTCTGGACGTGGGTCCCGAACATCGCCAAGGAGGTCGCCCTCTTCGAGAAGAAGTACCCGGCGATCAAGGTCAAGGTCGTCAACGCCGGTCAGGGCACCCCGCAGTACACCAAGCTGCGCACGGCCCTGAAGGCGGGCAGCGGCGCCCCGGACATGGTGCAGATCGAGTACCAGGCCATCCCGACGTTCACCATCACCGACAGCCTGCTGGACCTGCGGCCCTACGGCGCCTCCGCGCTGAAGTCCACGTTCGTCGACTGGACCTGGAGCCAGGTCAGCGGCAGCGACGGTGAGGTGTGGGCGATCCCGCAGGACACCGGCCCGATGGGCATGCTGTACCGGCAGGACATCTTCGACAAGCACGGCATCGACGTGCCGGGGACCTGGGACGAGTTCGCCGAGGCGGCCCGCAAGCTGCACAAGGCCGACCCGGACGTCTACCTCACCAACCTGGCGGCCAACCAGGTCGCCGCCTGGCACGGGCTGCTGTGGCAGGCGGGCGCCAAGCCGTACGTCACCTCCGGCAGGAGCGACATCACCATCAGCGTCGACGACGCGGTGTCGAAGAAGCTCGGCGCGTACTGGGGCGGCCTCGCCAAGGAGGGCGTCATCGGGGTCGAGCCGGACTTCACCGACTCCTGGTACGCGGCGCTCAACAAGGGCAAGTACGCCACCTGGCTGACCGCGGCCTGGGGGCCGGTGTTCCTCTCCGGCTCCGCCAAGGCGACCTCCGGCAAGTGGCGGGCCGCCCCGCTGCCGCAGTGGGACGCCGCCCAGCCCAGCTCGGGCAACTGGGGCGGCTCGACCACCGCGGTCATCCGGTCCACCAAGAACCCCGTCGCCGCCGCGATGTTCGCGCAGTTCCTCAACAGCGACCCGGACAGCGCGCGGATGTTCGCCACCGAGCAGTTCTTCTTCCCCGCGACCAAGGCGCTGCTCACCGACGCCGAGTTCACCGGGGACGCGCCCGCCTTCTACGGCGGTCAGAAGGTCAACCAGGTCTTCGCCGACATCAGCTCCACCGTCAACTCCTCCTTCCAGTGGCCGCCGTTCCTCGACCAGGCGGCCACCGACTGGACGGAGACCGTCGGCAAGTCGCTCGCCGACAAGTCCGACACGGTCGCCGCCCTCGGCACGTGGGAGTCGCGGCTGACCACGTACGCCAAGGGCCAGGGCTTCACCGTCAAGGGGAGCTGA
- a CDS encoding SUMF1/EgtB/PvdO family nonheme iron enzyme, translated as MPGSPTARPPTAGPSSGVHDLCGNRWEWTTSVITATHGGEMGRRVNAIRGGSWYADLNSCTAVYEGRDPSGRYPTVGFRVAATADRDRRTARARYRPGHTGRAGMGAGRVCRRGRSRCPEPDA; from the coding sequence GTGCCTGGCTCACCGACCGCGCGTCCGCCGACGGCTGGACCTTCCTCCGGTGTCCATGACCTGTGCGGCAACCGCTGGGAGTGGACCACCTCCGTCATCACCGCCACCCACGGCGGTGAGATGGGCCGGCGGGTCAACGCCATCCGCGGCGGCTCCTGGTACGCCGACCTGAACAGTTGCACCGCCGTCTACGAGGGCCGCGACCCGTCCGGCCGCTACCCGACGGTCGGCTTCCGCGTCGCCGCGACCGCCGACCGAGACCGACGGACGGCACGGGCGCGATACCGGCCCGGCCACACGGGGCGGGCCGGTATGGGGGCGGGGAGGGTATGCCGGAGGGGGCGCTCTCGGTGTCCGGAGCCGGACGCGTGA
- a CDS encoding SpoIIE family protein phosphatase, with the protein MPGADAVGVGAGPQVLRAAVIEAARETGATVTAVYLLPPDEPVLRLAVLGGASYDISRPWARVPLETASPVSEAVRDRRLVWVGGPEELARRYPRLALVVPYRFTLAAAPLVTGADTWGGLVLQWPARHPPQLTPAERDTIGGVCRRLGTLLRRAAEEGRPVRAADAPLMLPPPRVRTASAAEAQAAVDFAERIPGGCCSLDVDGRLTFVSTRAAELLGAGIPELLGAKPWEALSWLDDPTAEDSYRAAVLSREPTSFTALRPPDRWLSFRLDPDASGISVHITPAHSAHVLAPVVDPPRTSPAAAATPGRAVTLYHLMHLAATLTEAVGVRDVVDQVADQVLPAFGARAMALMTAEDGRLRIIGYRGYTADLMSRFDAAPLTSDTPAVRSLTTGVPAFFASFAELKRAYPPALLQDAMSSWAFLPLITSGRPVGSLVLAYDEPHPFTPEERSVLTSTAGLIAQALDRARLYDTKHELVHNLQAGLLPHTLPDVPGLDVAARYLPATRGLDIGGDFYDLIRLDADTAAAAIGDVQGHNVDAAALMGQVRTAVHATAGAAPGEVLTRTNRLLTDLDPGLFTSVLYAHIDLAAHRVRLATAGHPPPLLRHPDGRTEILSVPPGLLLGIDPAADYPSTDVPLPPGSVLALYTDGLVEAPGVDIGDALDALADRLAHSKARTMDALADTLVRHARRSAPRSDDIALLLIRSR; encoded by the coding sequence GTGCCGGGGGCTGACGCCGTCGGTGTCGGGGCCGGTCCGCAGGTGCTGCGGGCCGCCGTGATCGAGGCGGCTCGGGAGACCGGCGCCACGGTGACGGCGGTGTATCTGCTGCCGCCGGACGAGCCCGTGCTGCGGCTCGCGGTGCTCGGCGGGGCGTCGTACGACATCTCCCGGCCCTGGGCGCGGGTGCCGCTGGAGACCGCGTCCCCGGTCTCCGAGGCGGTCCGGGACAGACGCCTGGTGTGGGTGGGCGGGCCGGAGGAGCTGGCCCGCCGCTATCCCCGGCTGGCGCTCGTCGTGCCGTACCGCTTCACCCTGGCCGCCGCCCCCCTCGTCACCGGCGCCGACACCTGGGGCGGGCTGGTGCTGCAGTGGCCGGCCCGGCACCCGCCGCAGCTCACGCCCGCGGAGCGCGACACGATCGGCGGGGTCTGCCGACGGCTGGGGACGCTGCTGAGGCGAGCCGCCGAGGAGGGGCGTCCGGTACGGGCCGCCGACGCGCCGCTGATGCTGCCCCCGCCGAGGGTCCGGACCGCGAGCGCGGCCGAGGCGCAGGCCGCGGTCGACTTCGCCGAGCGGATCCCCGGCGGCTGCTGCTCCCTGGACGTGGACGGCCGTCTCACCTTCGTCAGCACCAGGGCGGCGGAGCTGCTCGGCGCCGGCATCCCCGAGCTGCTCGGCGCCAAGCCGTGGGAGGCGCTGTCCTGGCTGGACGACCCGACGGCCGAGGACAGCTACCGGGCGGCCGTGCTGAGCCGGGAACCCACCTCGTTCACCGCCCTGCGCCCGCCGGACCGATGGCTTTCGTTCCGGCTGGACCCGGACGCCTCCGGCATCAGCGTCCACATCACCCCCGCGCACTCCGCCCACGTCCTCGCCCCCGTCGTGGATCCTCCGCGGACCTCCCCTGCCGCCGCGGCCACGCCCGGGCGGGCGGTCACGCTGTACCACCTCATGCACCTCGCGGCCACGCTCACCGAGGCCGTCGGCGTCCGGGACGTGGTCGACCAGGTCGCCGACCAGGTCCTGCCCGCGTTCGGGGCCAGGGCCATGGCGCTGATGACGGCGGAGGACGGCCGGCTGCGGATCATCGGCTACCGCGGGTACACCGCCGACCTCATGAGCCGCTTCGACGCCGCCCCGCTGACCTCGGACACGCCCGCCGTACGCTCCCTGACCACCGGCGTCCCGGCGTTCTTCGCCTCCTTCGCCGAGCTCAAGCGGGCCTATCCGCCCGCCCTGCTCCAGGACGCGATGTCGTCCTGGGCGTTCCTGCCGCTGATCACCTCCGGCCGGCCCGTCGGCTCCCTCGTCCTGGCCTACGACGAGCCGCACCCGTTCACCCCCGAGGAGCGCTCCGTCCTCACCTCCACCGCAGGGCTGATCGCCCAGGCCCTGGACCGGGCCCGGCTGTACGACACCAAGCACGAACTGGTCCACAACCTCCAGGCCGGTCTCCTGCCGCACACACTGCCCGACGTCCCGGGCCTGGACGTGGCCGCCCGCTATCTGCCCGCCACCCGGGGCCTCGACATCGGCGGCGACTTCTACGACCTGATCCGCCTGGACGCCGACACGGCGGCCGCGGCCATCGGCGACGTCCAGGGCCACAACGTCGACGCCGCCGCCCTGATGGGGCAGGTCCGCACCGCCGTCCACGCCACCGCAGGCGCCGCCCCGGGCGAGGTCCTCACCCGCACCAACCGTCTCCTCACCGACCTCGACCCCGGCCTGTTCACCAGCGTCCTCTACGCCCACATCGACCTGGCCGCCCACCGTGTCCGCCTGGCCACCGCCGGGCATCCGCCGCCGCTGCTGCGCCACCCCGACGGCCGTACCGAGATCCTCTCCGTACCGCCGGGTCTGCTCCTCGGCATCGATCCCGCCGCCGACTACCCCTCGACGGACGTGCCGTTGCCGCCCGGCTCGGTCCTGGCCCTGTACACGGACGGCCTCGTCGAGGCTCCGGGCGTCGACATCGGCGACGCCCTCGACGCGCTGGCCGACCGACTGGCGCACAGCAAGGCCCGCACCATGGACGCCCTCGCCGACACCCTCGTGCGCCACGCCCGCCGATCGGCCCCCCGCAGCGACGACATCGCCCTGCTGCTCATCCGCTCCCGCTGA
- a CDS encoding beta-galactosidase, giving the protein MAELPARVLFGAAFYHEYHPEYAPHVPSDDQLKTDLDLMAEARFTVIRVGESVWSTWEPENGRFDLDWLQPVLDGAHERGISVVLGTPTYAVPPWLARLYPEITGEDATGRRLGWGARQEVDITHPAFRFHAERVIRKIVARYADHPAVIGFQVDNEPGLHLLHNRGVFQRFVDHLRARYGDVETLNREWGLVYWSHRLSTWADLWTPDGNAQPQYDLAWREFQARQVTEFIAWQADIVREYARPEHFVTTCISYTRQGVEDDEMTDALDIAAGNPYYDMQDGLLLPDPTPEDHEQQWKTTGVWSMYQTADWMFASRQAPFLVTETNANSIGMAWDNRPAYDGQWRQSAWALVARGARMIEYWQWQTLRFGAETYWGGVLPHNGRPGRTYAEIARLGAEFEAAGPLVAGLEPDADVTLVYSLPSKWLMQRHPVLSKPDGEPDPASYHRILDPFYRGAFEAGRQVRMVHARQLHDPSGARPGLTPEEAVHRHPVLVVPALYVVDDATIDWLGAYARAGGHLVLGPRTAYADHEARARHEQAPARLVEAAGVRYDEFSNLAGPIPVRAVPGGPLPLPESATATRWADALTVVDADALVEYVHPHFGRWPAVTTRPHGAGRVTYVGTVPGRELARALAAWVAPTPRSGWRDLPASVTATTGTSPQGRRVHIVHNWSWEPASATAPVDLVDALDGGSVAAGTALDLGPWDVRVLVADDH; this is encoded by the coding sequence ATGGCGGAACTGCCCGCCCGCGTCCTGTTCGGTGCCGCCTTCTACCACGAGTACCACCCCGAGTACGCCCCCCACGTGCCCTCGGACGACCAGCTCAAGACCGACCTCGACCTGATGGCCGAGGCACGCTTCACCGTCATCCGGGTCGGTGAGTCCGTCTGGTCGACCTGGGAGCCGGAGAACGGCCGCTTCGACCTGGACTGGCTCCAGCCCGTCCTCGACGGCGCCCATGAGCGCGGCATCTCCGTCGTCCTCGGCACCCCGACCTACGCCGTGCCGCCGTGGCTGGCCCGGCTGTACCCCGAGATCACCGGCGAGGACGCCACCGGCCGGCGCCTCGGCTGGGGTGCCCGCCAGGAGGTGGACATCACCCACCCCGCGTTCCGGTTCCACGCCGAGCGGGTGATCCGGAAGATCGTCGCCCGATACGCCGACCACCCGGCGGTCATCGGCTTCCAGGTCGACAACGAGCCCGGTCTGCACCTGCTGCACAACCGGGGCGTCTTCCAGCGGTTCGTCGACCATCTGCGGGCCAGGTACGGCGACGTGGAGACCCTGAACCGCGAGTGGGGCCTGGTCTACTGGTCGCACCGCCTGTCCACCTGGGCCGACCTGTGGACCCCGGACGGCAACGCGCAGCCCCAGTACGACCTGGCGTGGCGGGAGTTCCAGGCCCGGCAGGTCACCGAGTTCATCGCCTGGCAGGCCGACATCGTGCGCGAGTACGCCCGGCCGGAGCACTTCGTCACCACCTGCATCTCGTACACCCGCCAGGGGGTGGAGGACGACGAGATGACGGACGCCCTCGACATCGCCGCCGGCAATCCGTACTACGACATGCAGGACGGGCTGCTGCTGCCCGACCCCACCCCCGAGGACCACGAGCAGCAGTGGAAGACCACCGGGGTGTGGTCGATGTACCAGACGGCGGACTGGATGTTCGCCTCGCGGCAGGCGCCGTTCCTGGTCACCGAGACCAACGCCAACTCCATCGGCATGGCGTGGGACAACCGCCCCGCCTACGACGGTCAGTGGCGGCAGAGCGCCTGGGCGCTGGTGGCGCGCGGGGCGCGGATGATCGAGTACTGGCAGTGGCAGACCCTGCGCTTCGGGGCCGAGACCTACTGGGGCGGTGTCCTCCCGCACAACGGCCGCCCCGGACGGACGTACGCCGAGATCGCCCGGCTGGGCGCGGAGTTCGAGGCGGCGGGCCCGCTGGTCGCCGGCCTGGAACCGGACGCCGACGTGACGCTCGTGTACTCGCTGCCCAGCAAGTGGCTCATGCAGCGGCACCCGGTGCTGTCGAAGCCGGACGGCGAACCCGACCCGGCCTCCTACCACCGCATCCTCGACCCGTTCTACCGGGGCGCCTTCGAGGCCGGGCGGCAGGTCCGGATGGTCCACGCCCGGCAGTTGCACGACCCGAGCGGCGCACGGCCGGGCCTGACGCCCGAGGAGGCCGTGCACCGCCATCCGGTCCTCGTCGTGCCGGCCCTGTACGTCGTCGACGACGCGACGATCGACTGGCTCGGGGCGTACGCGCGGGCGGGCGGCCATCTGGTGCTGGGGCCGCGCACCGCGTACGCCGACCACGAGGCCCGGGCCCGTCACGAGCAGGCGCCGGCCCGTCTGGTGGAGGCGGCGGGGGTGCGCTACGACGAGTTCAGCAACCTCGCGGGCCCGATACCGGTGCGCGCGGTGCCCGGTGGTCCGCTGCCGTTGCCGGAGTCCGCGACGGCGACCCGCTGGGCCGACGCCCTGACGGTCGTCGACGCCGACGCCCTGGTGGAGTACGTCCATCCGCACTTCGGCCGCTGGCCCGCGGTCACCACCCGCCCGCACGGCGCCGGCCGGGTGACGTACGTCGGGACGGTCCCCGGCCGTGAACTCGCCCGCGCGCTCGCCGCGTGGGTGGCGCCGACGCCGCGCAGCGGCTGGCGGGACCTCCCGGCGTCGGTCACGGCCACGACCGGCACCTCCCCGCAGGGGCGCCGCGTCCACATCGTCCACAACTGGAGCTGGGAGCCGGCGAGCGCGACGGCTCCGGTGGACCTCGTCGACGCCCTGGACGGCGGCTCCGTCGCCGCCGGCACCGCGCTGGACCTCGGCCCGTGGGACGTCCGCGTGCTGGTGGCCGACGACCACTGA
- a CDS encoding RICIN domain-containing protein — protein MHGRRTARVLGGLGAVSALLVIPLSSAQAYDPTGGTLYQLGSEPCLKGRGNCAIYPKSAQLPNGRLVAAFERSTVVPATQSADGQTLPVHKSDDHGTTWQPLSEVKAPAYLSSDPAYAKYTSNWTNPYLYVLPQDVGDLKQGTLLLASVVSGDDAYYKEHKAADPNWTPTNDGDRRDLAIALYSSTDDGASWKVVNVVATGGWQGGSAGAVGQNIAAANTNRQVDPLWEPYLMVYKGKLVCYYSDENDYTGFNASTGVPTLDPANDTAPDSGGQILVHRTWDGRGAAWSDPVVDIAGLTQTMGGGKTEIGGGRPGMTNVVRTTDGRWMITYEYWGGGADTRYRIADDPLRFFLGSATGTAVTGLPLDAGSHALATGGSPVLVRLPGGRLVYNAAGSGNVWVNESGRGDGTWKEYQTTSPGAYSRNLQYVEGTGRVVILNNQGTSTLKFAEVDLGHSAGAYYQLVNRGTDQVIGTGNRTNDANIGNGDVPDVRLEAPGSAANPDTQYWHVVTEPQGGVTLLNKAGGRAAAVWTGNATAGQKIGQWVDNSKTGSWNLVKTGDGFYRLQSVKNTSVYLTGGTAGGQLTLQTAATDGSQDWELVQ, from the coding sequence GTGCACGGAAGAAGAACCGCCAGGGTACTGGGGGGTCTCGGCGCGGTGTCGGCGCTGCTGGTGATCCCCCTGTCCAGCGCGCAGGCGTACGACCCGACAGGTGGCACGCTCTATCAGCTCGGCAGCGAGCCGTGTCTGAAGGGGCGCGGCAACTGCGCGATCTACCCGAAGTCGGCGCAGCTGCCGAACGGCCGGCTCGTCGCCGCGTTCGAGAGGTCCACGGTGGTGCCGGCGACGCAAAGCGCCGACGGGCAGACGCTCCCGGTCCACAAGAGCGACGACCACGGCACGACCTGGCAGCCGCTGTCGGAGGTCAAGGCCCCGGCCTACCTGTCGAGCGACCCCGCGTACGCGAAGTACACGAGCAACTGGACGAACCCGTACCTGTACGTCCTTCCCCAGGACGTCGGCGACCTGAAGCAGGGCACGCTGCTGCTGGCGAGCGTGGTGTCGGGCGACGACGCCTACTACAAGGAACACAAGGCGGCCGACCCGAACTGGACGCCGACCAACGACGGCGACCGCAGGGACCTGGCGATCGCCCTGTACTCCAGCACCGACGACGGCGCGAGCTGGAAGGTCGTCAACGTCGTCGCCACGGGCGGCTGGCAGGGAGGCAGCGCGGGCGCGGTCGGCCAGAACATCGCCGCCGCGAACACCAACCGTCAGGTCGATCCCCTGTGGGAGCCGTATCTGATGGTCTACAAGGGCAAGCTGGTCTGCTACTACTCCGACGAGAACGACTACACCGGCTTCAACGCGAGCACCGGGGTGCCCACCCTGGACCCCGCCAACGACACGGCCCCGGATTCGGGGGGCCAGATCCTGGTCCACCGGACCTGGGACGGGCGCGGCGCGGCGTGGAGCGACCCGGTCGTCGACATCGCGGGCCTGACCCAGACCATGGGCGGTGGGAAGACCGAGATCGGCGGCGGCCGCCCCGGCATGACCAATGTCGTCCGGACGACGGACGGCAGGTGGATGATCACCTACGAGTACTGGGGCGGCGGCGCCGACACCCGGTACCGGATCGCCGACGACCCGCTGAGGTTCTTCCTCGGCTCGGCCACGGGCACGGCGGTCACCGGTCTGCCGCTCGACGCCGGTTCCCACGCGCTCGCGACGGGCGGCAGCCCGGTCCTCGTCCGGCTCCCCGGCGGCCGTCTGGTGTACAACGCCGCCGGCAGCGGCAACGTCTGGGTCAACGAGAGCGGACGCGGCGACGGCACGTGGAAGGAGTACCAGACGACCTCGCCCGGCGCCTACAGCCGCAACCTGCAGTACGTCGAGGGCACCGGCCGCGTCGTGATCCTCAACAACCAGGGAACGTCGACGCTCAAGTTCGCCGAGGTCGACCTCGGTCACTCGGCCGGCGCCTACTACCAGTTGGTGAACCGCGGGACGGACCAGGTGATCGGCACCGGGAACAGGACCAACGACGCGAACATCGGCAACGGGGACGTGCCCGACGTCCGCCTGGAGGCCCCCGGCTCGGCGGCGAACCCGGACACCCAGTACTGGCATGTGGTGACCGAGCCGCAGGGCGGCGTGACCCTCCTCAACAAGGCGGGCGGACGCGCGGCGGCCGTCTGGACCGGGAACGCGACGGCCGGCCAGAAGATCGGCCAGTGGGTCGACAACAGCAAGACCGGCAGTTGGAACCTCGTCAAGACCGGCGACGGCTTCTACAGACTGCAGTCGGTCAAGAACACGAGCGTGTACCTG
- a CDS encoding carbohydrate ABC transporter permease translates to MTTTTPPATVAPHTARPARTTGAKARRARRSTPLTIAMLAALAYFLLPLFWLLIASTKSTQDLFNSFGLWFSHTPRLLTNVRETFAQDDGVFLHWLLNTVVYAVVSAVGAALLAAAGGYGFAKFRFRGDRLAFNLVLGAVMVPTTALAIPTYLLFAKAGLVNTPWAIILPSLVNPFGLYLMRIYAQDAVPDSLLEAARIDGAGEVRIFVRIALRLLGPGLVTVLLFTLVATWNNYFLPLIMLNDPDLYPVTVGLSSWAAQAQNGGAGSSSDMLALVVTGSLLSIVPLVVAFLMLQRYWQSGLATGGVKQ, encoded by the coding sequence ATGACGACCACCACTCCCCCGGCGACGGTCGCGCCGCACACCGCGCGGCCGGCGCGCACCACCGGCGCGAAGGCACGCCGGGCCCGTCGCAGCACGCCCCTGACGATCGCCATGCTGGCCGCCCTGGCCTACTTCCTGCTCCCGCTGTTCTGGCTGCTCATCGCCTCCACCAAGAGCACCCAGGACCTGTTCAACAGCTTCGGCCTCTGGTTCTCGCACACCCCGCGACTGCTGACGAACGTCCGGGAGACCTTCGCCCAGGACGACGGGGTGTTCCTGCACTGGCTGCTCAACACGGTCGTGTACGCCGTCGTCAGCGCGGTCGGCGCCGCGCTCCTGGCCGCCGCCGGCGGCTACGGGTTCGCGAAGTTCCGCTTCCGCGGCGACCGGCTCGCGTTCAACCTCGTGCTGGGGGCCGTCATGGTCCCGACCACGGCCCTGGCGATCCCGACCTATCTGCTGTTCGCGAAGGCGGGCCTGGTCAACACGCCCTGGGCGATCATCCTGCCGTCGCTGGTGAACCCGTTCGGGCTGTACCTGATGCGCATCTACGCCCAGGACGCCGTACCCGACAGCCTCCTGGAGGCCGCCCGGATCGACGGCGCGGGCGAGGTGCGGATCTTCGTCCGGATCGCGCTGCGGCTGCTGGGGCCCGGCCTGGTCACCGTGCTGCTGTTCACGCTGGTGGCGACCTGGAACAACTACTTCCTGCCGCTGATCATGCTCAACGACCCGGATCTCTACCCGGTCACGGTCGGTCTGTCGTCCTGGGCCGCGCAGGCGCAGAACGGCGGGGCCGGCTCCAGCAGCGACATGCTCGCCCTGGTCGTCACCGGCTCCCTGCTGTCGATCGTCCCCCTCGTCGTGGCCTTCCTGATGCTCCAGCGCTACTGGCAGAGCGGCCTGGCCACCGGCGGCGTCAAGCAGTAG